A region of Aquarana catesbeiana isolate 2022-GZ linkage group LG08, ASM4218655v1, whole genome shotgun sequence DNA encodes the following proteins:
- the LOC141106518 gene encoding uncharacterized protein isoform X1 translates to MMENRLPLTSPDGSSNRNPPERCPRPLYSRDSTQEHQEIPQEQPQISQADQGEVMIVVKAEDEEEQSVMGDDPCKEEDIPPEISTDPQRDIKTEEEEEGHVRIKEEEVPIEISTDESRNTPERCPHPLYSRDFTLEHQEIPHQEHQEIPHQEHQEIPHQEHQEIPHQEHQEIPHQKHQEIPHQEHQEIPHQEHQEIPHQKHQEIPHQENQEIPYQEHQKIPYQEHQEIPHHDQDGNPIDNEIRADKINIKVEELETKGDCPCKKEETPPEISTDSGDTRTTQRDIKSEKEENELVKTKEEDIPIEISTERQFRTNRIKESRVSSGEDGITSDSAEETAITPNHTPHPLRPADLSQRPCRNRKTSTVERPYACSECGKLCSNRTILQRHEKSHTGEKPFSCSICGKCFIQKSCVVRHQMSHTGEKPYSCPECGKGFLYNSQLQTHQKIHTGELQFSCSDCGRRFVQKSQLVRHRKTHTGEKPFSCSECGKRFPLKQSLAKHHMMHTGEKPHECSECGKSFRLQQTLAKHRLTHTGVKPYSCSICGKRFTGRRNLSNHQRLHTADKTFSCPECGKCFTRRDCLISHQRTHTGDKPYSCSQCGKCYSHKAGLTKHEKVHHGKKPYSC, encoded by the exons GGTGAAGTTATGATTGTTGTCAAAGCTGAAGATGAAGAAGAGCAATCTGTGATGGGTGATGATCCGTGTAAGGAGGAGGACAttcctccagagatcagcacag ACCCTCAGAGAGACATCAAaactgaggaggaggaagaaggacatGTGAGGATTAAAGAGGAGGAAGTTCCtatagagatcagcacag ATGAATCCAGAAAtaccccagagagatgtccccatcctctgtattcccgggacttcACACtggaacatcaggagatccctcaccaggaacatcaggagatccctcaccaggaacatcaggagatccctcaccaggaacatcaggagatccctcaccaggaacatcaggagatccctcaCCAGAAACATCAGGAGATCCCTCACCAGGAACATCAGGAGATTCCTCAccaggaacatcaggagatccctcaCCAGAAACATCAGGAGATCCCTCACCAGGAAAATCAGGAGATCCCTTACCAGGAACATCAGAAGATCCCTTAccaggaacatcaggagatccctcaCCATGATCAG gaTGGAAATCCTATTGATAATGAAATCAGAGCAGACAAGATTAATATTAAAGTGGAAGAACTTGAGACAAAGGGTGATTGCCCATGTAAGAAGGAGGAAAcccctccagagatcagcacag ACTCCGGAGACACCAGAACCACTCAGAGAGACATTAAATCCGAGAAGGAGGAAAATGAACTTGTGAAAACTAAAGAGGAGGACATTCCtatagagatcagcacag AGAGACAATTCAGAACAAACCGAATAAAAGAAAGTCGTGTAAGCTCAGGGGAGGATGGCATCACTTCAGATTCTGCAGAAGAAACAGCCATTACCCCAAACCACACACCACATCCCCTCCGCCCTGCAGATCTATCACAGCGTCCATGCAGAAATAGAAAAACTTCCACAGTGGAGAGGCCGTACGCCTGTTCCGAATGTGGGAAACTCTGTTCTAATAGGACCATTCTTCAGAGACACGAAAAAAGCCACACCGGTGAGAAGCCATTTTCATGTTCCATCTGCGGCAAATGTTTTATCCAGAAGTCATGTGTCGTCCGGCATCAGATGagtcacacgggagagaagccatacTCCTGCCCCGAATGCGGGAAAGGTTTCCTTTATAATTCCCAGTTGCAAACCCATCAAAAAATCCACACTGGCGAATTACAGTTTTCCTGTTCTGACTGCGGCAGACGTTTTGTACAGAAGTCGCAGCTCGTCCGACATCGCAAAACgcacacgggcgagaagccgttTTCGTGTTCCGAATGCGGAAAGCGATTTCCGCTAAAACAAAGTCTCGCTAAACATCACATGATGCATACCGGGGAGAAGCCACACGAGTGCTCCGAGTGCGGGAAGAGTTTCAGGCTGCAACAGACTCTGGCCAAACATCGTCTGACTCACACCGGGGTGAAGCCATATTCGTGCTCGATATGTGGAAAGCGGTTTACAGGAAGGCGTAATCTTTCTAACCATCAGAGGCTTCACACAGCCGACAAgacgttttcctgtcctgagtgcgggaagtgtttcacccGGAGGGACTGTCTTATTTCACATCAGCGGACTCACACGGGGGATAAGCCTTACTCCTGTTCTCAATGTGGTAAATGTTATTCCCATAAAGCGGGTCTTACAAAGCATGAAAAGGTTCACCATGGGAAGAAGCCATATTCATgttga